agatccACACACAAACATTAGGAGGAGCTCGGGCAATCCTGTGGACTAggagaaggaaggattgtaggagccacaGGGGTCAAGGAAACCACAAGAGGACATACAGAATCAGTGAACCTGGGACAATAGGGGCCCAAAGATAatgaactgccaaccagagaaCATGCATTGGCCTGACCTAGGACCTCtgtacatatgtaacagttgtgtagcttggtctctTTGGgagactcctaacagcaggagcagaggctgtctctgactctgttgcctgcctttgagaCACTTTCCCCCAGTAGGCTGCCTGATTTATCCTCAATAGGAGAGGATACTCCTGAACTCACTGCAACCTGACATGACAAGGCTGTttgatatccatggaaggcctcccttttctgaagggaaacggAAACAAGTAGATggtgaggagaagagaaagggaggttggagtggggaggagactggtaggagaggagggagagggaactgAAATTagcaagtaaagaaaataaatatattaatgaattaaaatattaggaaaaggaaaatatttcaatgtCTGCCTGATATGATCCTATACTTAGAGCCTAAAAGTTCCATAAAAATCTCTTAAAACTGACTAAAGGAGTGGCTCAGGAGTGAGGAACTCCTGctttttccagaggatctgagctcagggacctcatgctctcttctggcctcacctGACGCCTGTACACACACTGTGCATACAGACtcatacaagtgcacacacagagacatacatagtaaccaaattaatttttaaagctcTTGAAACTGATGAAGAACTATAGCAGAGTAGAAAGATAACAGTAAACAGTCAACAGTGTAAGTGGGTACAGTAcacacagagttcaaggccagccttgacaaTTATCAGTAGGGTTGGCATGAACATGGGGGTGCTTGTGTTTCCCACAAATTCTTATTTCTGTTATCTTACAAAATATTCTGAAGTCCAGATTCTGgcttacatatatttttctccttttgattgCTTCCATAATTATTTACATAAGTACTTGTCTttgccagggtttctattcctgcacaaaacatcatgaccaagaagcaaactggggaggaaagggtttattcagcttacacttccacactgctgttggtttaccaaagaaagtcaggactggaacacaagcaggtcaggaagcaggagctgatgcagaggccatggagggatgttactggcttgcttcccctggcttgatcagcttgctttcttatagaacccaagactaccaccccagagatggtaccacccacaaggagccctccccccaaccccaccccgccttgatcactaattgagaaaaagccttacagatggatctcatggaggcatttcctcacctgaagctcctttctctgtgataactccagcttgtgtcaagtggacacaaaaccagtcagtacagtaACTGCAGCTTTTCACATAGCTACAAACATAAATTTATTTACCTCCTTGTTAACacctttattcttattttactgGTATtaggaataaaatttaaatgttgtgATCATCCTGACATCAAGCAATATATCAACAGTGAGTGATATCTCACATGGTCAAAGTCAAAGGTGCGATGTTCCTGATGACTTGGAAGATGCAGTAAAactgtctctcctctgtctcctgctcagGTAGGTATCATCAAGTAGAGTATGGCTCACCAACGCTAAACATCCATGATGGACTACCCACATAGGCTTTGAGTGATACATACTTGTTTATCAAAGTCCTCAATTAAAGTGTTATACACTCTACTAATCTTGAAGTCATCCGTCCTTTCAAGTTGTCCTTGCACAATTGGGCTTTACTCCTACCTACACTGCTGCTGAGTTCAACTTCCCAAGGATAACCTAACCTATTGGCTTTCTATCTTCAGGCATCCGAGCCCACAGCCCCAGTGCTGATGTTTCTGATGTACAATAGGAAAGTAATGCTACTGGGTAAGAGTGCTCTTGACTCTGAGAAATGATTCTTTTAGACAGAGTTCTCTTTCAGACATATCACCTGCCTAGCAATCAACACAGACAGCCTGGGACCCTGCAAAAGCAGGTTCACATTTATGCTGACCTGCTATTCCCAGAAGGTTCACTACCATCTCACTGAAATACATTCTTCTAGTGCAATACTCCCAACAGTGTCATCTTGACATAGAATATTTCTAACCCAGAAAGAAATCATCATATTTAAAGGTAGAAGACATAGGATGTCCACTAGAGAGATTGGCATGTACCTCTcctgaaaagtttttttttttaattccattggCTACAACAattctctccctttttcctgACCTTCAAAAAATCCTCATCCTTTGAATGGGAAGCTGATTTGCCCATCACGTCTCTCTCCTCCTAACCTCTACcaaaaaataaagctttcttaACACAAGGATGTGAGAGTTGAGGCTCTACAGAGCCAAGAGTCAGGCTAGATGCCAATCATTCATTTTATCACTATGGATACCACAGCAGCATGTTCATCTTGCAATGAACTTTTTAATCTAAGTGCAGGCAAAGATCAATATTATAGAAGAGCAACCACCCCAACCCTTCCAGGCAGCAGACATGTAACCCCATGAACAGATGGTGGTCTGAGCAGGAATGATGTCAACCAATTACCTAAGAGAGGGTTaatatctgtggtgtgtgtgtgtgtgtgtgtgtaacatatatatatatattacatatataaactCTATATATgaactgtatataaataaatatactgtattgcatacacacatatgtatatatgtgtatttatatgtgtgcatatatgtacatatatgtgtgtatatattgtgttatacacacaggcatatatgtacatgcatatatgtgtgtatgtttacatatatgtgtgtgtatatatacaaatatatatatatatatatacatatatatgtatatatatatacatataagaatttaaaagttaaaattttaaaaaggtaatcCAATCACTGGTCATATTATTTGAAGaccttttaaaagcaaaaattagaaatgattaAAAGAATACATGGAAAAATATTCAACACCATTAGCCATGagaaaataccaataaaaagTTCTTTGAAATTCTACCACATTCTTGTCAAAAACAgctgtcatcaagaaaacaaacaataacaagtGCTGGTGAGAAtacagggggagggagaagaaaacctTTACACACAGTTAATGGGACTGTAAATTAGTACAAGCTGTATGGAAATTAGCTTGTaggatcttaaaaaaaataactaaaattagaACCACCATATGAGCAATCTAATCTACTATgcaatacataaaacaaagaagcaGCTTCGTGTCTGTCAGTGgacaaatgcataaataaaacataGCGTACATAAGGAAGGACAAATGTTGTCACTAGCCAGAAAATGGGTTAAATTTGAGATCGTCTTGTTAAGTAATTCAGACTCAAAAAGACAGAATTCATGTTTCCTCATCGAAGGAGGGGAGAGCACACGAAAGAACAGTAGGACtatttgggaagagaaaatgaTTCCAGAGGAAACCACAGGGGCCATGAGAGAGGGTAGAAGTGACTTTCCATATGtcataagaaacaaaaatgaaagttatAAATTGAAACCCATGTAGggcaataaaaaaagaaaatatccaagaataaACCTAGTGAAAAGGGTTTAGGCCCCTGCAAAGGAATGCACAAGCTTTTCATGAGAAGCAAGTGTCCAGGTACCCAGTTCTGTACATTCTGCAGCGGCATCTAAAACACAAACACTTGTGGCAACATGGTTATGAATAGTCCCAATTTATTTTCTACGAAAAAGTTTCAGCCAATGAGCTGTGTTGAATTCATCCAGCTGAAGGGTACACAGGAATCAGAGCAAGCAAACTTGGGGTCATGATGGTGAAGATTGTCACAATCATCCTATGAACAAAGACAGAATGATTTTGATTGGCAATGAGGTTACACGTGATGCTCAGgactgggagacagacagaccctgGATGGCAGTAAGGAACAGCCTTTGGGGGTGGGTGACATGAAATGATTTGTAGGAACTGGGttgatttccatttctttaaTACTGGTATGGCTGTGTTTGCTCTTTATTCTCTCAAATGAGAAAttaataatttacatttattagTATGAGTagtagaaaaaaaaggaagggggcaTATCTTGGTCCTCACAGGTGAAATGGGTAATAAATTAGGTACATGATTCCTTcatcaaatagaaagaaaagaaatggaaactgaaggagaaaagccagacagagagatggggttAGAGGTAAAGGAGAATCATGGGAAAGATCACCAGTCTAAGATCCTTGATGCTGCAGACAGCCCCTGTGCACTGGAATCACCTGCTCACTCCAGTTTGTCAGGCTCTAAAGCTAAAAGTGCATCTTCCCCAGGAGCTGCCCCAGTCAGAGTCAAGACTAatgctcacccacccatcccctgATGTGTGCTTATTCCCAAgtgttgggtgtttgtttgttcgtttgcttgttttcattccTCCAATATTGGTTTACTATGCTTACTCTGCTATGAAACACATTATTCCAGAAACCCTAGCTCACGGTAACCTTACTATGCCTCATATACACAGTTAGAGGAATTTACACAGAGATTGACAGCTAAGACAGTTTGGAATTGGACATTGTGGGCAAAAAGACAGGGAAATATATGTGGAGTCCATGATTGAATACACCACACTCGTGTGCAGAGACATTTATACTTCAAAGTAGGGATATGGATAGAAGGTTGCAAGAACACAGTAATCTTGATATTGCCATACAGTCAGGAGCTAACAAAGGCCCAGATGACCATCAGAGTTATAGCAAAGctcatgggatgaatccctgatTTGTTGGAAAAACTTCAAGTAAGTTATCACCAGATAAGTAATGAATGCTTGCAAATGATTCAGAGCATTGGGTAAGAAATTCTTCCTTGATGAACACaaattaaatatggaaaataataaacaaggaAGAAACTTCCTTCTGATTGGTCCAAACCTTGGAGGCCTGTTGTATAAAAGGCCCTGACTGGAAGAACTTGCTACATTGTGTAAAACTCACCTGGGAACAGACTATCACCCTCCACTCCTGACACCATGACCCACACCTGTCAGCCATGCTGCTGCAAGGCCACCTCCTGCAGGACCACCAGCAGCTCTGAATCCAGCTCTGAATCCAGCTGCCCTGTGTTCATCTGCTGTGCCCCAAGTTGGTGCAGCACACCCTGTTGTTGCAAATCTATCTGCTGCCACAGCACCAAGACTGTCAACAGCTGTTCCCAGCTGTGCTGTCCACCAACCTGCTGTGACACTGCCTCCTGTGACAGCAACTGCTGCAAGCCAACCTGTGTGACCATCTGCTGCAGCACACCttgctgccagcccagctgctgcGTGCCCACCTGCTGCCAGCCTAGCCTCTTCCAGCTCTGCTGCCAACCAACTTGCTGTGAAACCAGCTGCTGCAAGACCACCTCCTTTAAACCCTCCTGTGTGATCATTGGCTGCAGCACACCCTGCTGCCAGTCCTGCTGTGTATGCCCATCTGCCGCTGATGACCAGCTTCCAAAGGAACACCTGCAAAGCCATGCTCCAGCAAGAGCTGGCATGCCCTGTGTGCACAAAGCCACCTCTTAACCTTTGCTggccaacttcatgttctctccaggggacctgacaaaTGTAGTCTTTCTTAAGAGATGAAATGCTTTGAGAAAGGATGGAAGAGTCCCTCaccctctgcctctcatctccagAGACTGTGGATGGTCTTTCTGGATGGCTAATGTGAAGGGCTGGCATCAGCTAAAGTTCTGGGCCAGGATCTTTACATCTTTCATCAAATAAGTTCCTAGAATGTAACTTTATTTATCCTGTATTTTCTTCTGGGTTACCCCCAATTTTGTGtactaattttcttctttctgcttactTCTGATTTGTATCACTAGAAACAAGCAATTCAAATAAACTCTCTGCTGCCATTCATTCCATATTGTCTGTCCTTATATTTTGATAAGTCACTTCAGTTCAAATCTACTTAATCTATAGATGTTTAAAAACTCAACGAGGCTCCCTTGTATCAGTGACACTCAGCATGTTGTTGAACATCAGATCCATGAAAGGTTTTTATCTGGCACAAATGAAATCGAATACCAATTGATTGCTATCTTCATAGTTCCTCCAACCTCTGCTCCCATAAACCTATGGTCTGTTCCCTCCTTTTCTGTCTGGCTTTTATACACATCATTTAAGCGGATCACATAGCAATGGCCTCCTGTCATATTTTCCTTATCTATTTACTTGTTGATGGGCATCTCAGTTTCCACACATCTTATCTATTGTTCATGGGACTGGCATAAACATGCAAGTATCAATAATCCTTTAATATTCTAACTGTATTGATTGCTAGCAAATGGCTGCAGATGAGATTATCACATTGAGTGGCATAAATCAAACATGGAATGACAAATTATCAGCCAAGCGCTCTCATTTGTAAACTCAAGATTTTATAAAGAAACTTCAAATCCTACGGGTTGTTTGTGAGAAAGAGGGATAACTAGttggggcatgggggtggggatggaagaCTAAGTATCTTCAAAATACATTAGTACATGATAGATTTAAAAGGACTTTATAGAGTCCTTCACTACATTCAATAAACTGCcagaagtaaaaatttaaatttaaatttaaattcaaatttaaaaaggtTCTGATTTTAGTTAACTTAAGCAAATATCCTGAGATATAGCTACTGAGTCACAAATTacctttatatttgtttgtttgcttgcttgcttgcttgattgattgattgattgattgattgttgcAGAATCTTTGTAATGTTCTGCACCCCTACCACTTGCTTCATGTCCTACTGCTGGGTAAGGGACCCAGTttctgggactagagagatagctcagtggttaagagcatatctTGCTGTTAAGGAGGACctacattcagttcccagcatccacacagcagctacaaccacctgtaattttaGGTCCAGAGTacctaataccctcttctgacatccctGGGCACCAGCCATGCatgtaatatacatacatgcaggcaggcaagacactcatatacataaaatattataaatgaatcttttaaaaatttttcagaAGTTTAAGGAGTCCTAATCTCCACATACTTGTCAATACTTTCCtaatctcttctttttctgatACTAGACAGACAACATTCTAATCCAGCAATCGTTATCCTGCTAAATAATATTCCAGTGTTTGGCTTATCTCATGCTATCAGGGCAAAACAAAGGAGCCAACCAAGGAACAGTGTCCCTCCACTGCGCTGCCCTGAGTGAGGCACTAAGACTGTGTAACTCCATCCTCTCTCTGGATCTGTTTTCTGTAGAGAAATGGCATTCCTTCCCATTAACCAcaccagggcctgctctcctaAGAACAGAGCTGTGGATCTGATGATAATCTggaagcatcattttttttttttggctatatTTAGTTAGCAAGAGCACACCTCCAACTCACTCCAGTGAATTTAGCTGACAACTCCTTAAACACAGTTTGACTTTTTAAgtgaaaaagaacaaaggcagaatGCTACAACAGGTACATTCtcaaaagaaatatcaaaatatgcAAAACATTAGTGTGCTACTATGGGTCCTGGCACCACAGACTCTTTACAGGATGGCTATATATCCATAAGATGCCTTTGCACACAATAGCTCTGTAGATACTTgggctgattttcttttcttctctctttcttctctgtctctctgtctctctgtctctctgtctctctgtctctctgtctctctgtctctgtctctgtctctctctctctctctctctctcaggcagGGTCTTtttatgtagtcctggatgtcctggagtctgctatgtaaaccagactagcctctcagagatctatctgctttTGACtccggagtgttgggattaaagacatgtaccatgACACCTGGCCACATGTGCCACTTTTAAGTTGTACCCACCAAAGGGAATCTGAACTCTTGATTTCTGTCTTGGGCTCCTGGTTGTGCAGTCTTAATGGCACTATTTCTGAGTTAGTGTAAGCCTTTGTTACCATTTAGAGccctctaaaacaacaacaacaacaacaacaaaaaatccagtCTCTTTCTGGAAGCCAGAATTCTGGTTTCGTACATGACACCTCTTTAGCCAGCATGAAGACATCCAGGACCTTGGCTGTTCTTGGGAAACCATGTACAGTAAGAAGCTAAAGTAAAACAGGTTTCCTCCCTAAAACTCTGCAGGCTGGATGTCCACCCCCAAATTCATTAGCATTGCATTGTAGATCTCCCCTGTAAATTCCTGCCTGGCAGCATCATCTAGTGCTGGCCAGCTTTCAAACTAGATCTGGCTAGGTCATAGGAGGGTTACAGGAGAAAGAAGTAAGCCTGTGTTGTATTTCCACCCAGAGAAGTTCAAGGACggtgttcttttctttaaaaaaaattacttatttttattctttaatccttttttttcttttttttaattgggtatttatttcatttgtatttccaatgctatcccaaaagtcccccacacgctccccgactcactcccacttcttggccctggcgttcccctgtactgaggcatataaagtttgcacgaccaatgggcctctctttccactgatggccgactaggccatcttctgattcatatgcagctagagacacgagctggggcgtggggtactggttagtttatattgttgttccacctataggattgcagatcccttttgctccttgggtactttctctagctcctccattgggggtcctgtgatccatccaatagctgactgtgagcatccacttctgtgtttgctaggccccaacatGGTctgacaagagacagctctatctgggttctttcagcaaaatcttgctactgtatgcaatggtgtcagcgtttggaagctgattatgNNNNNNNNNNNNNNNNNNNNNNNNNNNNNNNNNNNNNNNNNNNNNNNNNNNNNNNNNNNNNNNNNNNNNNNNNNNNNNNNNNNNNNNNNNNNNNNNNNNNNNNNNNNNNNNNNNNNNNNNNNNNNNNNNNNNNNNNNNNNNNNNNNNNNNNNNNNNNNNNNNNNNNNNNNNNNNNNNNNNNNNNNNNNNNNNNNNNNNNNNNNNNNNNNNNNNNNNNNNNNNNNNNNNNNNNNNNNNNNNNNNNNNNNNNNNNNNNNNNNNNNNNNNNNNNNNNNNNNNNNNNNNNNNNNNNNNNNNNNNNNNNNNNNNNNNNNNNNNNNNNNNNNNNNNNNNNNNNNNNggaatttcatgaattcattctttttattagctgagtagtactccattgtgtaaatgtaccacattttctgtatccattcctctgttgaggggcatctggattctttccagcttctggctattataaataggctgctatgaacatagtggagcatgtgtccttcttactggttggaacatcttctggatatatgcccaggagaggtattgctgtatcttccagtagttctatgtccaattttctggccCAAAGAGTTTGACCAGGGCTATCCCTGTGATCACAGACTTAAAGCTATTCACTGGAGCCTGGTGGGCTCAGCAGTGGGCTCATAACTGAAGACAATGGCTCTTGGTCTCCCAGAATCTATCAAAAGTTCAGCAATGTCAGGAGTTCAGCAATACGCAAAGGGTCTTAGAAGCCCCTCCACCACTGAGCATTAACTATTGACAGGGCCAGTCTTGTGCAGGCCAGCaaaggtaaccacagctgctgtgatgTATAAATCAGTGGCTCTCTTGGGACTTAGGGGATAATATCTTACAGCCTTTATCCCTATCTTCCAGCCCTtaagctcttacattctttctgcctctcttttgaAGTGGCCTCTGAGCCTTATAGAGAGCGGTATGAATGTCTTCCTTAGTGTTGGTCCCATCTCAGCATCTTGGGCAGCCATTGAGTCTCTGCATCCCTACCATTCACTGCAGAAAGGCTTCTCTAGTTAGGGCTGAGAGTAGCTTTTGTCTATGGGTATGAACATAGATATTTGGGGGGGCAGTTTGATGGTATGTCAAGTTAACTAAACAACAGTAGTGTAAGTTCCTtttttccaaggcagggtttctctgtgtagccctgactgtcctggaacttgctccgtagaccagactggcctcaaactcacagagacccacctgccccagccttctgagtgctggtattaaagatgtgcaccatcaccacTTTCCTGGTACCTATGAACTTTCCAGGCATGGGTGGCTGAATGGATTTATAATGCTAGGTATGGATTCCTCTCTGGGCAGTAGGTCTCAAATGGAATTGAAgaacataataaatatttgtgtcaCTGTTATACTGGTGGACACATCTTGTCTGGCAGGTTGATTTTGTAGTTTGTAGTGTTCATATCTAGGAAATATTACTGATAACTACCACTACAATCACCAGCCTAgtattatagatatagatatataagatagagatagagatggagatatatagatagagatattCTGGCATTTTAAACCTCCTCCATAGGGAAGAAGCTTCCAGCTCAGTTCCAGACTGCTTTCTCTATACCTCTGACCAAGGTATGTGCTATCTTCAGGCATATGATCTGATTCTCTATTTCTGATGGCCACCTGAGAGGACTAACAAGAGCTTATACAATTTagagagcctctgtctcaaaagaggtaAGTCTGATAATGACACCTGAGATTGTACTCTAGCCactgttgtacacacacacacacacacacacaatgtgcacaatttgtatgcatacatgcatgcattaaAATGTACTAATAACATATATTGGAGAACACAGCCCCTTTTGCAGATAGCACTGAGAAATTTGCACAAGACTTAAAGTCTATCCCTGTCTCAGGGAAGCTCAGCTTCATTCTAGGCTGGATTCATGCCTTTTCTCACATGTGAATCCAAGTGctgaatttttatatttgtatgtttagCTTGGAAtgtctgcagaggccatggggacaGACAGGAGACAATGTAGTGGAAAATCCTTAAAATAAAGGGAACAGTAGACCGCATGTTACATAAAAATTGAGAGGGAGAATACTAGGGTAGAAATGTTTAAGAGGAGATATGAGTGGGGCGCATAGGGAATaagatggggttggggagggttAATAAGACCTAAGGGTGTATTAAAAGTCACGTGGAGATCTATTATTTTGTTAGCTAGTTGACAGTATAATAAAAGAAGACTCTCGAGTAGTGCGGCTCCAAGAAACCACAGGCAATTACACAAAAATCCAGGTATGTAATACAACCCTATAAGAAACCCATAGATCCCTAAAACAATAGTACACATTATTAGCATTTCTTTTGCTTGTCCACCAGACCCAGCTAATACAACCCTACTGCTAAAGACAGCATCTACTTTGGTTACaggaatggagaaaacaaagtggaACTGGAATAGATGTTTCCTTCCCACTAGATAGTTTCATGAAACCAGAGGGATGATGCAAGTAGTCGGGGAAGAAAAGTCTTAACCAGCTACAAATCCTGCAATCTACAGTACCAACTTGTTGGAAAAGGTGTGCCCACCAGGGCAATGGTGGAATGAGTATTATGgcagtaaccaaccactttcttttttctggacGAAACTCATTCTAGAAGAGGAAGTTCGTGCATGATAAGAACTGTAAACCTGCTCCAAAGCCCACAACTGGGGAGCTCATAGGCCCTAGGACAGCAACTACATTGCTACTTTGATAAGAAAGCATATGGTCAAATTGACTTCtaaatatttagggttttacccATAAATTagtgttgttttcattttggtcaGAGAAGTTTCTGCTTGCAGTGGATAATGATGATTCTGACAGAGATACATAACTGGTTAGAGTGCTAAAAATAAGCAATTGCTAAGTTCTCAGTCCTAAAAAGGATACCCATACTATCCCCTCGAAGTCTCAGGGAACagcaggagagaggggacagagagaagctaagagccagagaatggggAAGAATAGTGTGAAACACAGCTTTCTGGACAAGACAGGGCCCATTAACACTCCATCATAGATGAAGAAGAGACCCACGAGGCCCCACACCTCCCTGAAGAACGATGGCTGCCAGGGAGAACGGGTACTTTTCTTTAGTACTGTAACCAGGGTCATATTGCTCATAACTCATGCTCATGCAACTCTAATTAGATTCAGTGGGATGGacgcagggacacacacacacacacataaattgaATATAGAAGGGAGACTTTGAGGGAAGAATAGGGGGTTCAGTGGAAGGGAGATTAGAGAGAGTAAATAAAGTGGTAagaatactctgtgtgtgtgtgtgtgtgtgtgtgtgtgtgtgtatgtgtgtgtgtgtgtgtgaaattgttACCAGGCATAGTGAAACaagtctttaattttaatattcaagagacaggcaggcaaaGCTTTGTGAGATTGAagctaacctgatctacatactgaattccaggccagccaaaggtatatagtgagaccttgtgttgaaaagaaaagaagagaagaggagaggagaggagaggagaggagaggagaggagaaaggaaaagaaaaaggaaaaggaaaagaaaaagaacaaaaagaaagaaaaagaagaagaaagaataaaagaataataagtaaaaatgatgaaaacagaagaattttatataaaattacaattgtaaagaatttttttaaaaaaagcacttCAGGACATGGGCACAGGCAGTAAGATTCCAGACATGCAATAGCTCAGAAAATACCAGCAAGAAATGATAGATGTAGGTGTATCAAATTAAATAGCTTCTTCACAAATAAGGAAACAATGAACAAGCTAAAAGATAGGCAACAGAatgcaaaagcagaaagaaacccACTCTATAATCCAGAATATGCAATgagcttaaaaataataataataacaaagcaGAAAGTAACTCAATCCATAAATGGGCCAATgatcagaatatttttttaaaaaaaagaagtacaaatatctagcaaatacataaaaaaagTAATTGATGTAaatggtcatcagggaaatgcaaatcaaagctaccTATGAAATTCCATCCAACCCCAGTCAGAAAGGCCATCATCAAGGAAACAATGAATAAATACTGAGCATaaagggaggaggaaaaaaaatcaaaaaacaaaaatcctcttACACTGTTGACGAGAATGTAAATTTGCATAATACCTATGCAAATCAGTTTGAAGTTTCCTTTAAAAgctaagaataaaacaaacatatgaTCCAGCTACATGACTCCTCTGTAAGCACCTGATGAAATCAAAGCCAATATACAATGGGGAAATGGCCTCTACCGTGGCCAGCAAGGGACTATTGTGCATTATTCAGTTTGTAAAATCAGCCTAGGAGTCCATCTAACTGACTAGTAAGATGTGTAATGAATGTATAAGTTACTAAAATAATTTAATCTAACAAACAAAAGTATGTGATTTGTGAAAAAATGGATGGAAATGAAGTTGCCATATTAAATTAAGTAAACCAGACTCAGCATAGCaagtgagaaggaaaaaaagtgacATAAAATAACAAGAGATAAAAATAGAGCTGAGGTGAGCGAGGCGGAGAGTACTATACCAAGGCCAAGTGTGGTAAGAGTGTGCTGTGCACAGATAGGAAGATGTCACAATCAACCATAGACTTTTGTACAATTAGCATATgctaatatatgcta
Above is a genomic segment from Mus caroli chromosome 11, CAROLI_EIJ_v1.1, whole genome shotgun sequence containing:
- the LOC110306275 gene encoding keratin-associated protein 4-2-like, with the protein product MTHTCQPCCCKATSCRTTSSSESSSESSCPVFICCAPSWCSTPCCCKSICCHSTKTVNSCSQLCCPPTCCDTASCDSNCCKPTCVTICCSTPCCQPSCCVPTCCQPSLFQLCCQPTCCETSCCKTTSFKPSCVIIGCSTPCCQSCCVCPSAADDQLPKEHLQSHAPARAGMPCVHKATS